The genomic region gacgtcactacttaGGAGGTTTACCCGTTCTTGAAgggtgccccctttcctccagTGCACAAGCGCTGtgtgaaagtgcgttttttacccaccaaacaacatgcttccGTTTCAGTTTTATAGGCATCTATGGGCGTTTGAAGGATCGGACATTGAGCTCCCTTCACATGCGcctcatttcaagttgattgtgatttataaagggaacctGCTTCCAAGTGTGCgtacgcacggttttataaaTCTGAACACTTTTTGGCGTActgccatttttggcttttgggagCACGTATGGGTTTCTaagcagttttataaatgagaccccagatGTGTTGGAAAATCCTCATGTGTGCAGTAAAACCCAAACTCAATCATTAAGACctcttgaaaaacaaaaagaaaattcaagAACCAAATCTGAGCCTCAGTGATTCTCAAGCTAAAGGACTAGAAGAGTAAGTATTTCCTCAACTGAGCACAACTAGAAGTCTAAACAATAATCATACTAATAGTAGACTATATTATAAAGTACCAATATATAGAGATTAAATTATACTGTTGCAAAAGTAAAGAGACTATAGTTATTATATAATAGCAATTATAACATAAtagaaaatgtttaatgttttcaaaGGGAATACAGACAGATTTCATGCTTTGATACAAATAAACTTGGTGTTAAGATATTAGCTATTTAACAGTTCTAAAATCAAATTTAGTTATAAGCTATACAAGTCTGTCTTTAAAACACCAATGCTGATGCATGTTGCATGTTTAAAGATTTACAGTGGGTCAGGAAATCAAATGTTCTGTTCTGTATACTGGTCTTTGTCAACATGACAAGTTCACATCAAATGAACACACAGTCGGTAAATATATGGCAAGGACAAACACTAACACTAAGATATTCATGTAGAAGCAGCATCAGCATTCAGGTGCGTTTATGTGCGTCTCATCCCCTGGAGGTAATAGGATTGGATGAAGCCTTAATAGAGTAGGTGGTGGTGGTTAATGGAGCCAGAGGAACAACAGACACACTATAAAAGGCACAACACACGTCTTCTTATCGGGACAGGAAAcaagcttttttcccccccatttaCTGACCACCCTAGCTCATGGATTACAAAACAGACCCCATCGGTTCCACTATATCACCACCCAAACATGATTATACACAACTCCCAATTCATGGCTGGTTACCTGCCAAACTGTCTGACTTGAAGCACTTATCACACATTCAGTGCAGCAGCAATTTAGCAGCGTTAATTCCTGCTCTGCCTGTTATTGCTGTGCAAAGAGACAAGTGGAGCACAGGGGAGGATGAGAGGGGAAAAGTGACAAGGATGGTTAATGGGTAATTATTTCCCACCCTGCGTAGCAGTAACATCGCTTTAAGGTTTTGAATCTTTAAAAACTACGTTTTCTACACATGTCCAAGGCAAACGATAAGATTGTAAGAATAGAGTTCTGAGAGTTGAATTGTGTTTCTTCTATCGCTCTCTTTCAAAACGTGATGGTGTACAtgtaaaattagtttttaacatttgacaGCACAGTAAAATTACACGCATTGTGTTTAGgaacatgcaaatgaacaatCAAATTTTGCTGTATGTGGCAAATACATTCTTCAAGTCTTTTTATACAAACACAGAACTGACTCACTAGTTTCTCCTGGTCTCTAATTTGAAAAAGAATCTATGAGCGATGGAAAACCTCCCCACAGACAGTGACAAGTCTTTTTTACAATTTACCCTGGTGTTACTAAGTCTTCTTCCTGCCCCTTCCTCTGCCTCCTGCAGTTGGCAGACTGCTTGTAGTGGCAGAGAGTGCGTGGGCCTGAAAGTCAAGCTTCTGCTGAAGGGTCCCTGTGAGAATGAACTCAGCAGTGACGACTGGGAGAGATGCAGAGAGAGCTGGGCCACACAGGGGCAGGTCCTCCTCGCAGGAAATCACTACAGTGTGAGGCTGAAAGAATTagaaaaagaatttaaaaagtaaGTAATTACAGAAATATTAAATGATAACATCTGAAAACACACTACCACAAATAAGGTTATTTATTAGGTTTTAAGTTTGACTGGTACCTTGTGAGAAGAGGGCACCTTGGGAAGAAAGGTCGCTCCACTGCAGGTGATAATGTCTTTCATTTGAATTGGCTCTGGTTTCACTGACTTTGTAACATGGATCTGATATCCctaagagaaagagaaagagaaagatgacaAGAAATACAGTACACATCATGTAAACAAATATGATTTCtctccatttttatttaatctctGCAAAAGGAAATCAATACAAGGCTCCTGGGAATGGAATTTGGTATTACACGTGTATTCTGGTCCCCAATTTTAGCCAGTATCAGCATAATATGTGATATCAAACTATCCCTTAGCAGCTTTGATGAGGCAGTGCAGTGTAGGAAGAGCATgtaactgaaatgaaaacattactGACTGCCTCCCTATGTGAAGTGCCCATAAAAGATAACaagtacattaaaaataaataaatgtcaaattactTCCCACAAGCCACAGTGTAATGGTAAACAACTGACACAGTGCTCTTGTAAAGATGCTTGCACATTCAACAACACAGAGGCTGAGATAAAAAGACTCCCACCATGACTCACTATTCCTCACTGTCAATATTATCCACCACCCCTGTGTCATCTGCCAAGGGAAATACCACAATGACATTGTCAACCTCTCACTCAGAGGAAAAATATAAGCACAGAAATAAATGCTATGACTGAGAGTTAAGAGTACCTGTAAGAGAAGCTGACTGCTAGCAATCCTCAGAGACTCCTGCAGACAGAAATTGAACTTCTTCTCCTGCTCCGGATCCTTCACAATGAAAGCATTAGGAGACAGGAAGCTCCCAGCCTTACCACtctgacacacagagaaagacaacaagagcAGCCAGTGTGTTTTTGAGAATGTCTTTAGTCAAGTGTTGCATTTGTCTGTATACTTCTACATAAatttttcagagagagagaaaactgcTCTGGCGCCAGTTTTAAGTATTAATATAGCAACTAACCTTTTCTAGCCAGTGTGTGGTGACAATGGGGACTCCTTTAGCCACCGCACACAGGAACTTGACAGTCCTGCGCACCTTATCAGTCACCAGACAATTCATGTCTGCCACGCCTTTAGCCATGCTGCCTCCCAAACGAGCCAACACTCTCTCCCCTACTTCATCCACCACGCCTGTGAACAGCACCTGGGACAATGACAGACACACTGTGTTATTCAGAAGTCTCGaacttcagtttttgtttggtCCAAAGCTGTGTAAACTCACAAGAACAGGCTTCTGGTAATCTGTCCTCCTATGAGGtaaaacattttggaaatgaGGGCAAAGCATTACCATGTCGTGCAATTCatcatacattcatacatttctGTTGATTCAAATAAAGTTCTCGCTCCTAATGGATAACAGAGCAGTCTGCTTGGAGTACCAAGCTGCAATTTAGTGCAACCTAAGCTCAAAAGCAACCTGCACAACCAAAAATAGCTTCTTCTAAATTCTGTAAAGTGTGACTGAATCACTCTAATCATTATTTGGGTAAATGTACCCTTAGAATGTGTTTATCATTACGGGTAAAAAGGCATATAAAACCTTGTAGGTTTGGCTGGCAATTCGCAATCGACCACTAGCTGCTGGGGAAGCGGAGGAGGAGCGAGGGGTCTTCGCCACAGGTGAGGAGTCTGCAGAAGCCTGTCGCTTCCGGGACACACTGCTGGTTGGAGTCTTGTGCTGTTAAATGGGAGAAAAAGGGAAGTGGGGAGGATGATGGATGAATAGAGAAGAATCAGTCAAGAACAGTGCATGCAATTCCGACAGACAAGgacaaaacatgaaacacacaggaagaatggagaaaagaaagcaaatgtcACAAAACAGAAGAGTATGTAGTGACTGCATGGCCACTAAACTACTTCATTAGTGTATTAATGGTGATGCAGGGCAGGCCAGACTACTTTTGTTGgtgagagagtgggagagaccTAGACCGTTCGTGATGTTAATTGCAGTACAATGTGATGGTGGGAAAGGCTGTCTCAGACAGAAATGCACCGGGGCCTCTGGCCAAGGTAAAAGCCTTCCTTTTAAAAGGACAGAAGTTCCTGGACACTCATTATATACTACTCAGCATTACATGAGCTGAGAGCTGGTGTTTCAGCCCTAATGTATTTTTGTCTCaatcaaaacaacaacttctgaGACCTCAACATTTCCAATGGATGTTTAAAAGTGGAGTAATTAAGTCACCTCTGATGCCTCTGTATCCTGCTCAAGAGATGTTCCACTTTCTTTCTgcacctctttcttttttttttggaccgCTGATGGCCGacctctgcctctcctctcaACAGCCTCCTCAATCTTCTCACTCTCTTCTTTCCCCTCCAGTGCAGTGGGGGAATCTTTTACATTCTTCTTTGCGTGAGCAGTGGATGCTCTACCTCTTCTCTTAGCTTGGAGAGGAGTCTCATCTATCGCTCCATCTTTTGCTGCTTCTGTTATTTGGAGTTTCTCCTTCCCCTTAGAAATCTTAGAGTTACTGCTGGAATCCTCTTCTGTATTTGCATCcaactctctttttcttcctttagttttctCTTTATCACCTTCTCCATCACTGACTGCAGGAGGTAGTGGTGCCTCCACAGTATTGCTTTTTACTGCTTTCTGGTCTCTGCCCCTGACATTCGTTATGGGCAGAATTGATTCATCACTGGCACATTCCTCCTCCTGATTTGAGGGGTCTTCCTCACCTGCAGCTGCAGGTTGTGATCCATTTGCATTGGCTCGCTGCTGCCCTCTTGTGGTATTAGCCTGCTGAGAGTCtgccttttcattttcattgagAACCTCATTAGAGGATTCCTCTGCTTTCCTGCTCTTCCTGCCCGTGGTTGCAGGTTTGGGAGCTGAATTCTGATCACACTGACTATTGATCGGAGGGATGGTGGCTGCCTctgttttccttcctcttcctcgctgcctgcctcctcttcctctgctctgagagctcaggctgcagctggaaatCTCGGAGCTGAGGGAGTTGGTAGAGTTAGACCTCGAAAGGACTTCTTGAGGAGAAACATCTTTGCTGTCCAGTTCTAATGGCCTTGCAGCCACCGTGCTCCTCCTATTGCTGCCTCTACCGATGGCTGCCTGGGGCAGCTCACTGGACCTCTTTGCTCCTCTCCCCCGGCCTCTCCCCCGGCTCTGCTTGGTGTTAACACTCGAAACAGACCTCTCAGAGCTGACAGAGTTGGAAGAGTTGGAGCGAGATCTAGTTCTTCTTGCTGGGACATCATCATTGGTTGATATAGCTGAGTCCAGCTCTGATGTACACGGGGCAGCAATTGTTCTTCTGGTTCTTCGACTTCTTGCGGGTGTTTTGggcttgttttcttcttcttccttgttaTATTGTtgctcttttatttgtttttctttggcctctttttctttctccaatttttctctttcttccctttCCTTTGCTTCCTTCTCCAGTCTTGCTTGGTGTTCTAGTTCCTTCCTTTCCCTCTCAAGTCTCTCTTCCAGTTCCATCTTTGCTGTCTCCAATCTTTCCTTTtctattctctctttctccaatCTCTCCCGCTCTTCATTTTCTGCCTTTTCATGCCttaatctctctttttcttccttctcctttctTTGCTTTactattctctctttctcctctctctccaatctctttctctcttctctttcagccTTTTCATGCTctaatctctctttttcttccttctcctttctTTGCTTTactattctctctttctcctctctctccaatctctttctctcttctctttcagccTTTTCATGCTctaatctctctttttcttccttctcctttctTTGCTTTactattctctctttctcctctctctccaatctctttctctcttctctttcagccTTTTCATGCTctaatctctctttttcttccttctcctttctTTGCTTTactattctctctttctcctctctctccaatctctttctctcttctctttcagccTTTTCATGCTctaatctctctttttcttccttctcctttctTTGCTTTactattctctctttctcctctctctccaatctctttctctcttctctttcagccTTTTCATGCTctaatctctctttttcttccttctcctttctTTGCTTTactattctctctttctcctctctctccaatctctttctctcttctctttcagccTTTTCATGCTctaatctctctttttcttccttctcctttctTTGCTTTactattctctctttctcctctctctccaatctctttctctcttctctttcagccTTTTCATGCTctaatctctctttttcttccttctcctttctTTGCTTTactattctctctttctcctctctctccaatctctttctctcttctctttcagccTTTTCATGCTctaatctctctttttcttccttctcctttctTTGCTTTactattctctctttctcctctctctccaatctctttctctcttctctttcagccTTTTCATGCTctaatctctctttttcttccttctcctttctTTNNNNNNNNNNNNNNNNNNNNNNNNNNNNNNNNNNNNNNNNNNNNNNNNNNNNNNNNNNNNNNNNNNNNNNNNNNNNNNNNNNNNNNNNNNNNNNNNNNNNtaatctctctttttcttccttctcctttctTTGCTTTactattctctctttctcctctctctccaatctctttctctcttctctttcagccTTTTCATGCTctaatctctctttttcttccttctcctttctTTGCTTTactattctctctttctcctctctctccaatctctttctctcttctctttcagccTTTTCATGCTctaatctctctttttcttccttctcctttctTTGCTTTactattctctctttctcctctctctccaatctctttctctcttctctttcagccTTTTCATGCTctaatctctctttttcttccttctcctttctTTGCTTTactattctctctttctcctctctctccaatctctttctctcttctctttcagccTTTTCATGCTctaatctctctttttcttccttctcctttctTTGCTTTactattctctctttctcctctctctccaatctctttctctcttctctttcagccTTTTCATGCTctaatctctctttttcttccttctcctttctTTGCTTTactattctctctttctcctctctctccaatctctttctctcttctctttcagccTTTTCATGCTctaatctctctttttcttccttctcctttctTTGCTTTactattctctctttctcctctctctccaatctctttctctcttctctttcagccTTTTCATGCTctaatctctctttttcttccttctcctttctTTGCTTTactattctctctttctcctctctctccaatctctttctctcttctctttcagccTTTTCATGCTctaatctctctttttcttccttctcctttctttccctctccaATTGTTCTTCTTTTTGCTTTTGTGCCTTGTCAgctctttccttttcttcttgttcctttctttccctctctatTCTCTCTTGTTCTGCTCTCCCCCGCTCAAGTCTTAACCTTTCTGCAGGTTCAGTCTGCAATCTTTCTTgttcttccttctcttccctcctgtgcttcctctcctcctgtttccttcctctttcATCGATCTCCCTATTTTCTTTCTCcaatttttctctttcttgttgTCTGAGCTCTGTCACATCTTTCTCCTCTCCCAATTGCTCTTCTTCTTGTTCCTTTATAAGAGTGTTATTGTCAGCATGCTCGTTTCTTTCTGTTCCAAGCCTTTCTTCCTCACCATCTTTCTGTCGCCTCATGGATTTTTTCCCTCTAGCTCTCTTACCCTGCTCtacctccacctcttcctcacTCTCTTCAGGCCTTGATTTTCCTCTGCTTCCTCTGGAAGTTGCCAAAGCGTTACTCTTCCCTCTTGTCTGTCTCTTGGAAGGTTCAGAACACTCCGCCTCCACCTTCTCTTCTCTTAATTTTGCTGGTGTCCCTCTTTTACCTCTAATAGTGATGCCACTGGCTCCAGCTTCTAATTGTCTCCCCTTTCCCCTCTGAGGACACAGACCTGCTTTTGTTTCCAAAGGCTGAGTTTCAACAGTGGAGGCCTCAGAATTTGTGAGCGGTTGTGTGTCCTCTTCTTGCATTTGCAGTGCTTTTCTTTTACTTGTATGTGGAACGGCGTCCTCATTATCGTTTCCCCCACCTTCACCTGTGGGCTGCATTTCAACAGCAGAGATTTCTGAAATAATGAGGGGCTGTGTCTCCTCTTCTTCAAGTTGCAGTGCTTTTGCTTTCCTTTTTCGTGGACCTGGAATCAAATCCTCTTCATCACTTTCCTCATTTCCACTTGTAGCCATGGGCTGAGTTTCAGAACTAGTGAGGGGCTGTGTCTGCTCCTCTTCCAGCTGCAGTggctttgcttttcttttgtgaGGACCTAGAATTGAGTCCTCATCATCACTTTCCCCGTCTTCACCAGTGAGCATAGGCTGTGTTTCAACAGCAGAGAGTTCAAAGCTAGTGAGTGGCTGTGTCTGCTCCTCTTCCAGCTGCGGTGGCTTCGCTTTTCCTTTTCGTGGACCGGGAATCGAGTCCTCATTGTCACTTTCTCCCACCTCACCTGTATCCACTTCATCATCACTTGTACGCATGGGCTGAGTTTCAGCTACCGAAGGAGCTTCATTGAGGTGCCTCTCCTGAGGTAGAGCTGCCTCCCCATGTTCATCCCTCTCTTCTGTGTCATTCTGTTTGGGCATAACTTGTAATACAGAGGAAACAGGTTTTTCTTGATCCAAAATTTCCTCTTCCTCAAAGGCAGACATTGGTTGGGTTTCAGCCATGGCAAGAGTAGATGAGGTGGGAAAGTCTAAAGGCTGaggctcagcagtagcagtgTTTATTCTCTCATCTTCATCTGTTTCATCCTCTGAATTACTGTAGGGCTCTAAAATGTATGCCTGTGTTGCTTCTAGGGCCAAATCTACCTGAACTTCCTTTTCAGACATGACTGAACAGTTGACAGGTTCCACATGCTCTCCATAGGCCTGTGTGGCCTCCAGATTTGAATCATTCTCACAGGAGGTTCTGTCTGCATTCGAGATAGCTGCATATGCTTGGGTGTCTTCAAGATTCACTGCCCCTTCCACAAAGGGAAAAGCCTCAGTGCTTTCCATTGCTAGAGCTTGAGCCTGACGCTGCATGTGGCTGCTGTCTGACAATCCCAACTGTAAAGACCCTCCTCTGCTGGACTGTTCGCCTTTTTCATCCCCAGAAGACTCAATGACAAATGATTGGGTGGGATCCATGGTGTGATCCCCCGGAGGGTTGCCCTCACAGTCTCTGGTCTGAAGAACGAAGGACTGCGTCTCAGCCACGACAAAGTCCTCATCCTCCTGGCTGTCTGAGCAGGAAGACAATCCTATAGGTCTTACAGCAGGGGCTACTAAACCTGGGAGACCAGGAAGACAAAATAAAGACGTTTGTGCAAcgttaaaataaatactttctcTAAGAAACAGACACAAAGTTATGTGCAATTTGAATGTATCAAAAGTAATTCACTCACGTCTTGAGTAAGGACCTGTAGATGGAGCCAGGAAAGCCTGAGTCTCCATACCTTCAATTTCTCCTTCTGGAACCAccccaaagaaaaaaaaaaaaattttaaaatgaaaagacaatTTAAACATGCTTACATCTCCTATTACAAATTGAGAAAAATTTATACAGTAGATCAAGGAGGTCATGATGGGTCTTTAAAGTGAGAAACTGATTTCCACTTTAAATgtataagaaaatataaaatcaggTTTCCCTTCATTGATCATTTCGAGATTATATCAAGCATCTCTAGATTGCTGAAGTCAACTCTGTCCTCATGCCTGCAAcgtatttatttttcttgtattATACTCTCTTTATTGCTTCTGCATTTTCAGTCTGCAATCTTTCTTGTTCTTCCTTctattttctttccctttcaaTTTTTTCTTGATGAACCCTCCTATGCTGCCTCTCATCGATCTCCCCCCTTCCCTTCTCCCCCCTTCCTTTCTGTTTGAAGACTTTCTTCCGCATCATCTTTCTGTCGCCTCatggatttttttccctctaGCTCGCTTAGCCTGCTCTACCTGCCCCACTTCCTCACTCTCAACAGGCCTTGattttcctctccttcctctggaTGTTGCCAAAGCATTATTCATACACAACATGTATCCAACGTATGTATTTTTCTTGTATTACATATTGTTATTGcttgtatttattttccttgttgATACAGTTAGTTATATTTACTTTTCCCTCGATCGCTGAATTTCTGCAGTACACTCCCACACCTGAAGAGTTGTTACATAAAGAGCCCACTGCAATATGGCAGGTTTGTTCTgtgaataaaatgtatgaatagGCTTTAAGTAATTCTGTCTGTAATTAATGTAatcactgttgtttgttttgttgatattgttgtttttccaaGTTTCCTAGCTTCTTCAATGGAAGGACTTTTTAATATACCATGTAAAGTAAATATCTTGTCAAAAAATAGATATCAGAATACATCACATTGGGCTGTGGGAAATCATAATGgccatttttcactttttttcctgacattttataaacccaATAGATCATGAAAATAATCTTCAGTTGCATCCTATATTCTTTCCGTTAAGTTCCCACTGGAAGACTTATTTACCGATTACCTGACAATGGTGAAGGAGTAGAGCAGTTCTGCAGAACGGGAGCCAGCAACCCAGGTGTATTTTCTCTGCGCAGGCTAGGGATCTGGCCCTCACCTGCCTCTCCAAAATCCAACTTCTTCATTTTCACATCTGTGTCACTGTCCACTCTAAGGTCAGCTAGATTGGCCACGTCTCCGGCAGGGGGCTCACTGGATTCATCCACATCTGTGTCTGCATTAGAATCTGACTGAAATGCTTCTGACTTGGCATGAGGAGCAACTGACAAGGTTGTGACAACAACAGGTACAACCAGAGGAGAATTATCTTCCACATCTGTGTCACTGTCAGACAGAATACCCAAATCAGCCCCTGTGTCTGCAGTGGTGCATGATTCTGTGAGATCAGACACCACAGAGGGTTTACTGATGACAGGGGCAGGAATAGCTTCATCATCTGTGTCACTGTTTAGATGCAGGTTGTGAGGAGTGGCAGTGGCGTGTTCAGGAACAA from Micropterus dolomieu isolate WLL.071019.BEF.003 ecotype Adirondacks linkage group LG03, ASM2129224v1, whole genome shotgun sequence harbors:
- the mdc1 gene encoding mediator of DNA damage checkpoint protein 1, encoding MDATQMISDSILESDDEENEEENREKRGRPLAKLCILKNEHIPEGELPLFLGDNVLGRDPNTCTLPLLAPSISKQHATICISVYRKKGCHSEVDTEALVWDLGSMNGTRKGRLKLTPNVRYALSESDSLVMADIPCKYVSCAVDGASSQGGVRTPVSRNSGVNVRLPDASAEKGGYTSTGSKKCVNGRCLSFEQTLTQPQRTLVPESDSDSEGEREGGGDRRHKALVSDSDSYKSSPTCSTFLSPTNKIVPESEDESPITPSSTKNRPNVDVGRRQLNEKKALAIVDDSEKEEGREEERAALGGRKSEESGHHVPVEQESNVSLTGVDELPVSTPAVVTHVIPAFNMDSDTDMEGEEEGVASVGPVTSNTNQQADQPPNTAHFHMDSDTDVDDDALDKVPKSVPFSADTTRPPNVGSVIQPEGITMDSDTDVDEDAVVSDAATKAKPMSFQSTHTADSAPSSQLKDFHLDSDTDLDEEEEKECGTNTTCPKINETPTRLDIKPFVPEHATATPHNLHLNSDTDDEAIPAPVISKPSVVSDLTESCTTADTGADLGILSDSDTDVEDNSPLVVPVVVTTLSVAPHAKSEAFQSDSNADTDVDESSEPPAGDVANLADLRVDSDTDVKMKKLDFGEAGEGQIPSLRRENTPGLLAPVLQNCSTPSPLSEGEIEGMETQAFLAPSTGPYSRRLVAPAVRPIGLSSCSDSQEDEDFVVAETQSFVLQTRDCEGNPPGDHTMDPTQSFVIESSGDEKGEQSSRGGSLQLGLSDSSHMQRQAQALAMESTEAFPFVEGAVNLEDTQAYAAISNADRTSCENDSNLEATQAYGEHVEPVNCSVMSEKEVQVDLALEATQAYILEPYSNSEDETDEDERINTATAEPQPLDFPTSSTLAMAETQPMSAFEEEEILDQEKPVSSVLQVMPKQNDTEERDEHGEAALPQERHLNEAPSVAETQPMRTSDDEVDTGEVGESDNEDSIPGPRKGKAKPPQLEEEQTQPLTSFELSAVETQPMLTGEDGESDDEDSILGPHKRKAKPLQLEEEQTQPLTSSETQPMATSGNEESDEEDLIPGPRKRKAKALQLEEEETQPLIISEISAVEMQPTGEGGGNDNEDAVPHTSKRKALQMQEEDTQPLTNSEASTVETQPLETKAGLCPQRGKGRQLEAGASGITIRGKRGTPAKLREEKVEAECSEPSKRQTRGKSNALATSRGSRGKSRPEESEEEVEVEQGKRARGKKSMRRQKDGEEERLGTERNEHADNNTLIKEQEEEQLGEEKDRERKELEHQARLEKEAKEREEREKLEKEKEAKEKQIKEQQYNKEEEENKPKTPARSRRTRRTIAAPCTSELDSAISTNDDVPARRTRSRSNSSNSVSSERSVSSVNTKQSRGRGRGRGAKRSSELPQAAIGRGSNRRSTVAARPLELDSKDVSPQEVLSRSNSTNSLSSEISSCSLSSQSRGRGGRQRGRGRKTEAATIPPINSQCDQNSAPKPATTGRKSRKAEESSNEVLNENEKADSQQANTTRGQQRANANGSQPAAAGEEDPSNQEEECASDESILPITNVRGRDQKAVKSNTVEAPLPPAVSDGEGDKEKTKGRKRELDANTEEDSSSNSKISKGKEKLQITEAAKDGAIDETPLQAKRRGRASTAHAKKNVKDSPTALEGKEESEKIEEAVERRGRGRPSAVQKKKKEVQKESGTSLEQDTEASEHKTPTSSVSRKRQASADSSPVAKTPRSSSASPAASGRLRIASQTYKVLFTGVVDEVGERVLARLGGSMAKGVADMNCLVTDKVRRTVKFLCAVAKGVPIVTTHWLEKSGKAGSFLSPNAFIVKDPEQEKKFNFCLQESLRIASSQLLLQGYQIHVTKSVKPEPIQMKDIITCSGATFLPKVPSSHKPHTVVISCEEDLPLCGPALSASLPVVTAEFILTGTLQQKLDFQAHALSATTSSLPTAGGRGRGRKKT